A genome region from Cucumis sativus cultivar 9930 chromosome 4, Cucumber_9930_V3, whole genome shotgun sequence includes the following:
- the LOC101214262 gene encoding chaperone protein ClpB4, mitochondrial: protein MATRRVSKLTRSALAAIDAPKLPHSRFLLSRSRSSSSSLDNFIAPLSVAKIFGSRLVDGSSMASAKYLATIFTRNFHSTLPSRYSATASSSQINQTDFTEMAWEGIVGAVDTARANKQQVVESEHLMKALLEQKDGLARRIFSKAGLDNSSVLQATVDFIAQQPKVTGETSGPIIGTHLGLILDNARKHKKEMGDDFLSVEHFVLAFHSDKRFGQQLFKNLQLSEKDLKDAVQAVRGNQRVTDQNPEGKYEALDKYGSDLTELARRGKLDPVIGRDDEIRRCIQILSRRTKNNPVIIGEPGVGKTAIAEGLAQRIVRGDVPEPLLNRKLISLDMGSLVAGAKYRGDFEERLKAVLKEVTASNGQIILFIDEIHTVVGAGATGGAMDAGNLLKPMLGRGELRCIGATTLKEYRKYIEKDPALERRFQQVFCGEPSVEDTISILRGLRERYELHHGVKISDSALVSAAVLAGRYITERFLPDKAIDLVDEAAAKLKMEITSKPTELDEIDRAVLKLEMEKLSLKNDTDKASKERLSKLEQDLSSLKQKQKELNEQWDREKSFMNCIRSIKEEIDRVNLEMEAAEREFDLNRAAELKYGTLISLRRQLEEAEKNLEDFRKSGISLLREEVTDLDIAEIVSKWTGIPLSNLQQSERDKLVLLEQVLHQRVVGQDIAVKSVADAIRRSRAGLSDPNRPIASFMFMGPTGVGKTELAKALAGYLFNTENALVRIDMSEYMEKHAVSRLVGAPPGYVGYEEGGQLTEVVRRRPYSVVLFDEIEKAHHDVFNILLQLLDDGRITDSQGRTVSFTNCVLIMTSNIGSHYILETLSNTKDSKDAVYELMKKQVVGLARQTFRPEFMNRIDEYIVFQPLDATQISKIVELQIKRLSDRLKQKNINLHYTNEALELLGTLGFDPNYGARPVKRVIQQLVENEIAMRVLKGDFQEDDSIILDIDRSSSAKDLPPQKRLCIKKANNDTTSEAMVAND, encoded by the exons ATGGCGACCAGAAGAGTTTCGAAGCTCACCAGGTCTGCTTTAGCCGCCATTGACGCCCCCAAGCTTCCTCATTCTCGCTTTCTTCTTTCTCGTTCGcgttcttcatcttcttctctcgATAATTTCATCGCCCCTCTTTCTGTTGCCAAGATTTTTGGTTCCAGACTCGTCGATGGTTCTTCCATGGCGTCGGCCAAGTATTTGGCTACGATTTTTACTCGGAATTTCCACTCTACGCTTCCTTCTCGTTACTCTGCTACGGCTTCTTCTTCTCAG ATAAATCAGACAGACTTCACTGAGATGGCATGGGAAGGCATAGTTGGTGCAGTTGATACTGCACGGGCGAACAAACAACAAGTTGTGGAGAGTGAACATTTAATGAAAGCACTTCTTGAACAGAAGGATGGTTTAGCAAGAAGAATATTTTCTAAGGCTGGACTTGACAATTCGTCAGTTTTGCAGGCTACAGTTGATTTTATAGCTCAACAACCAAAG GTAACGGGTGAAACTAGTGGTCCAATAATAGGCACACATCTAGGCTTGATTCTAGACAATGCTCggaaacataaaaaagaaatgggagaCGATTTTCTCTCTGTGGAACATTTTGTGTTAGCCTTCCATTCAGATAAGAGATTTGGACAGCAATTATTTAAGAACTTGCAACTTAGTGAAAAGGACTTGAAGGATGCTGTTCAGGCCGTTCGTGGAAACCAGAGGGTGACTGAtcaaa ATCCTGAGGGAAAATATGAGGCTCTTGATAAGTACGGGTCTGACTTAACTGAACTTGCTAGACGTGGTAAGCTCGATCCAGTTATAGGAAGAGATGATGAAATACGGCGATGTATCCAAATTCTATCAAGGAGAACGAAAAACAATCCCGTGATCATTGGTGAACCAGGTGTTGGGAAAACGGCAATTGCTGAGGG ATTAGCTCAACGCATTGTGCGTGGGGATGTTCCAGAACCATTGCTGAATAGAAAG TTAATATCTCTGGACATGGGTTCACTGGTTGCTGGTGCAAAATATCGTGGAGATTTCGAGGAAAGATTGAAGGCTGTGCTAAAGGAAGTCACTGCTTCAAATGGACAAATTATCTTGTTCATAGATGAAATTCATACAGTTGTTGGTGCAG GGGCTACTGGTGGTGCTATGGATGCTGGCAACCTCTTGAAACCGATGCTTGGTCGAGGTGAACTACGATGTATCGGTGCTACTACATTAAAAGAGTATAGAAAATACATTGAGAAAGATCCTGCGCTTGAACGTAGATTTCAGCAAGTGTTTTGTGGCGAACCATCCGTTGAAGACACAATTTCTATTCTTCGTGGGTTACGAGAGCGATATGAGCTACATCATGGTGTAAAGATATCTGACAGTGCACTTGTTTCAGCTGCGGTTCTAGCAGGCAGATACATCACAGAACGGTTTTTGCCTGACAAAG CCATTGATCTTGTTGATGAAGCTGCTGCAAAGTTGAAGATGGAGATTACCTCTAAGCCTACTGAGTTGGATGAGATTGACAGAGCTGTTCTGAAATTGGAGATGGAGAAGCTCTCCTTAAAAAATGACACTGATAAAGCCAGCAAAGAAAGGTTAAGCAAATTAGAGCAAGATCTGAGTTCACTTAAACAAAAGCAGAAAGAGTTGAATGAACAATGGGATCGTGAGAAATCTTTCATGAACTGTATACGATCTATCAAGGAAGAG ATTGATAGAGTTAACCTCGAGATGGAAGCGGCTGAAAgagaatttgatttgaatCGTGCTGCTGAACTCAAGTACGGAACTCTAATATCTCTTCGCCGGCAATTAGAAGAGGCTGAAAAGAATCTTGAGGACTTCCGAAAGTCTGGAATTTCTTTGCTTCGTGAAGAGGTCACAGATCTTGATATTGCTGAGATTGTAAGCAAATGGACGGGCATACCTTTGTCCAACCTCCAACAATCCGAGAGAGACAAGCTAGTTTTACTCGAACAAGTCCTCCATCAGAGAGTTGTTGGTCAAGATATTGCAGTAAAATCCGTTGCAGACGCTATTCGACGTTCAAGAGCAGGACTCTCTGATCCGAATCGACCTATAGCCAGCTTCATGTTTATGGGTCCAACTGGTGTGGGGAAAACTGAGCTTGCAAAAGCTTTGGCTGGGTATCTTTTTAACACTGAAAATGCTTTAGTTAGGATTGATATGAGTGAATACATGGAGAAACATGCAGTATCTCGCTTGGTAGGGGCACCACCGGGTTATGTTGGTTATGAAGAAGGTGGCCAATTGACTGAAGTTGTTCGTCGAAGGCCTTATTCTGTGGTACTTTTTGATGAGATTGAAAAGGCACATCATGATGTCTTCAACATTTTGCTACAATTGCTGGACGATGGAAGGATAACGGATTCTCAAGGTCGAACTGTTAGTTTCACAAATTGCGTCTTGATAATGACGTCAAATATTGGTTCTCACTACATCCTTGAAACTCTTAGTAACACAAAAGACAGTAAAGATGCAGTTTATGAGTTGATGAAAAAACAAGTTGTCGGATTGGCAAGACAAACTTTTCGGCCAGAGTTCATGAACCGAATTGATGAATATATTGTCTTCCAACCTTTGGATGCCACCCAGATATCCAAGATTGTTGAGTTACAG ATAAAACGATTAAGCGACAGACTTAAACAGAAGAACATCAATCTTCATTACACTAATGAAGCTCTTGAGCTTTTAGGGACGTTGGGATTTGACCCTAATTATGGAGCAAGGCCAGTTAAAAGAGTAATACAACAACTAGTAGAAAATGAGATAGCAATGCGAGTTTTGAAAGGTGATTTTCAAGAAGACGATTCGATTATTCTCGACATAGATAGATCTTCATCTGCCAAAGACCTGCCTCCCCAAAAAAGATTGTGCATCAAGAAAGCAAACAACGACACTACCTCAGAGGCTATGGTCGCCAACGATTGA
- the LOC101214500 gene encoding U-box domain-containing protein 7, producing the protein MAKCQRNEVGSVVFDRASISSPAGSHFRLCAPFSTASFRRKIFDAVSCGGSSRYNYHHDGNVGGGDGTVSTAIRSLSEIVKEREAARPKRSNVKSEKLFDLLKLESSPESKPETKKKEEVLEEFKRVVKKLQDEDLVERRAAASGVRLLAKEDTEARGTLGMLGAIPPLVGMLDLEDDESKIASLYALLNLGIGNDLNKAAIAKAGTIHKMLKLIESETSPNPPVSEAIVANFLGLSALDTNKLLIGSSGAIPFLVKNLYDPHQESSSQVKQDALRALYNLSIFPSNIPFILETKLVPFLLNALGDMEVSERALSVLSNVISTSDGRKAISTYPNSFPILIDVLNWADSPGCQEKTSYILMVMAHKSYSDRQAMIEAGVSSALLELTLLGSTLAQKRASRVLESLRVDKGKQISDHLGGNSSAPMCGSLTSFTNPILGSAEALEGSDDLVSEEKKAVKQLVRQSLQNNMRRIVKRANLPQDFVPSDNFKSLTSSSTSKSLPF; encoded by the exons ATGGCAAAGTGTCAAAGAAACGAGGTTGGATCTGTAGTTTTTGACCGAGCTTCCATTTCCTCTCCCGCCGGCAGTCATTTTCGCCTATGCGCTCCCTTCTCCACCGCTTCATTCCGTAGGAAGATTTTTGACGCTGTAAGTTGTGGTGGAAGTTCCCGCTATAACTATCACCACGACGGCAATGTTGGTGGTGGCGATGGTACTGTTTCCACAGCCATTAGGTCTTTGTCCGAGATTGTGAAGGAAAGGGAGGCAGCTAGGCCGAAACGATCCAATGTGAAGTCGGAGAAGTTGTTCGATCTTCTTAAGTTGGAGTCGTCGCCGGAATCGAAACCGGagacgaagaagaaggaggaggTGCTGGAGGAGTTCAAACGCGTGGTGAAGAAGTTGCAGGATGAGGATTTGGTGGAGAGGAGAGCGGCGGCGAGTGGAGTTAGATTGCTTGCTAAAGAGGATACAGAAGCGAGAGGAACGCTTGGAATGCTCGGAGCCATTCCGCCGCTGGTTGGAATGCTTGATTTGGAAGACGATGAATCTAAGATCGCTTCGCTCTATGCGTTGCTTAATCTTGGAATTGGAAACgattt GAACAAGGCAGCCATTGCTAAAGCGGGTACTATTCACAAAATGCTCAAGCTGATCGAATCTGAAACTTCCCCAAATCCACCTGTTTCAGAAGCCATAGTTGCGAATTTCCTTGGGTTGAGCGCTTTAGATACGAACAAACTGTTAATTGGCTCATCAGGTGCAATTCCGTTCTTGGTAAAGAACTTATACGACCCACATCAAGAAAGCAGTTCACAAGTCAAGCAAGACGCTCTCCGTGCGCTTTATAACCTCTCTATTTTCCCATCCAATATTCCATTTATCTTAGAAACCAAGTTGGTCCCGTTTCTTCTAAACGCATTGGGAGATATGGAAGTAAGTGAAAGAGCCCTCTCTGTTCTAAGCAATGTAATATCAACATCAGATGGTCGTAAAGCCATAAGCACTTACCCAAATTCATTTCCAATACTAATTGATGTCTTGAATTGGGCTGATTCACCAGGCTGCCAAGAGAAGACATCCTACATTTTAATGGTAATGGCACACAAATCTTATAGTGATAGACAAGCAATGATTGAAGCTGGGGTTTCATCAGCTTTGTTGGAACTAACTCTTTTGGGCAGTACATTGGCTCAAAAGAGGGCCTCGAGGGTTTTGGAGTCTTTGAGAGTTGATAAAGGGAAACAAATCTCCGATCATCTTGGAGGAAATTCTTCTGCTCCAATGTGTGGTTCTTTAACTTCTTTTACTAACCCAATTCTAGGGTCTGCTGAAGCTTTGGAAGGATCGGATGATTTGGTTAGTGAAGAGAAGAAAGCTGTGAAGCAATTGGTGAGGCAAAGTTTGCAAAACAATATGAGGAGAATTGTGAAGAGAGCCAATTTGCCTCAAGATTTTGTGCCTTCTGATAATTTCAAGTCACTCACATCAAGTTCCACTTCAAAAAGCTTGCCATTTTGA
- the LOC101214984 gene encoding CHD3-type chromatin-remodeling factor PICKLE translates to MSSLVERLRVRSERRPVYNLDESDEEFDYKRKKPGSAQEILEKLERDDKKEDACQTCGESENLLSCETCTYDYHPKCLIPPLKAPLPSNWRCPECVSPLSDIDKILDCEMRPTLAGDSDASKLGSKQVFVKQYLVKWKGLSYLHCTWVPEKDFIKAFKTHPRLKTKVNNFHKQMSLNNNAEEDFVAIRPEWTTVDRILACRGNDEEKEYLVKYKELSYDECYWEFESDISAFQPEIDKFHKIQSKSRKQFSNKNKSSHGDFGEVKKKQKEFQQYDSSPQFLSGGTLHPYQLEGLNFLRYSWSKQTHVILADEMGLGKTIQSIAFLASLYEENIAPHLVVAPLSTLRNWEREFATWAPHMNVVMYVGTAQARTVIREYEFYFPKNHKKVKKKKSGQIVSESKQDRIKFDVLLTSYEMINFDVGTLKPIKWQSLIVDEGHRLKNKDSKLFSSLKQFSSSLRVLLTGTPLQNNLDELFMLMHFLDAGKFASLEEFQEEFRDINQEEQILRLHRMLAPHLLRRVKKDVMKDLPPKKELILRVELSSKQKEYYKAILTRNYQLLTRRGGAQISLINVVMELRKLCCHAYMLEGVEPDIEDPEEAYKQLLETSGKLHLLDKMMVRLKEQGHRVLIYTQFQHMLDLLEDYCSYKKWQYERIDGKVCGAERQIRIDRFNAKNSSRFCFLLSTRAGGLGINLATADTVIIYDSDWNPHADLQAMARAHRLGQTNKVMIYRLVTRGTIEERMMQMTKKKMVLEHLVVGRLKAQNINQEELDDIIRYGSKELFADENDEAGKSRQIHYDDAAIDRLLDRDQVRDEEATVDDEEDDEFLKAFKVANFEYIDEVEAEEAAKRASMGSQPVASNVERATYWEELLKDKYEVHKIEEFKALGKGKRSRKQMVSVEEDDLAGLEDVSSEGEDDNYEADLTDGEANSSGVPSVKKPYRRKSRVDSSEPLPLMEGEGRSFRVLGFNQNQRAAFVQILMRFGVGDFDWKEFTSRMKQKTYEEIKEYGTLFLSHIAEDITESANFSDGVPKEGLRIQDVLIRIAVLLLIRDKAKFVPESLSAPLFTDDILSRYQGLKGGKHWKEEHDRLLLLAVLKHGYGRWQAIIDDKDLKIQEVICLELNLPVINLPVPGQTGSLVQNGGNTPNTEPAGSESREKENGGGNDASSDVQGGGTDTANQSQLFQDSSIYYHFRDMQRRQVEFVKKRVLLLEKGLNAEYQKEYFGDSKGNDITSEDIENESKVSNLPGASTVETDTQKADQLPQVDPISSRETSAACDDNPDRLELSRLYNEMCKVVDENCRELVHAATGSYHSSSDVKVNLLPLGKIIEDVDRILSPQPNPTKEQSTSDSVRQPAVVESPSTDVSLKSSLTNQNPDSEKADVATNMEVDPSTESEPQKESKSMQIDLDPITEEPEPSVSHVPASKDPNPNQPESASQLERSRVDEMEVEGSKEIGAAKEHSIDDPKAGVIVLDD, encoded by the exons ATGAGTAGCCTGGTTGAGAGGCTTCGTGTTAGATCAGAACGAAGGCCAGTGTATAATCTTGACGAGTCAGATGAGGAGTTTGATTATAAGCGTAAAAAACCTGGCTCAGCGCAGGAGATACTTGAAAAATTAGAGAGGGATGACAAG AAAGAAGATGCATGCCAAACTTGTGGAGAAAGTGAGAATCTTCTCTCTTGTGAAACCTGTACATATGATTACCATCCCAAATGTCTTATTCCACCCTTGAAAGCTCCTCTCCCCAGCAATTGGAGGTGCCCTGAATGt GTTAGCCCTCTAAgtgatattgataaaatattggaCTGTGAAATGCGGCCTACTCTTGCCGGAGACAGTGATGCTTCAAAGCTTGGTTCGAAGCAAGTTTTTGTGAAACAATATCTTGTGAAGTGGAAGGGGTTATCTTATCTACATTGCACATg GGTGCCTGAGAAAGACTTTATAAAAGCTTTTAAGACACATCCTCGCTTGAAGActaaagtaaacaattttcataAGCAAATGTCATTGAACAACAATGCTGAGGAAGATTTCGTTGCTATTCGACCTGAATGGACGACAGTGGACCGGATTCTTGCTTGCAG GggaaatgatgaagaaaaagaatatcttGTGAAATATAAAGAACTTTCTTATGATGAATGTTATTGGGAATTTGAATCAGACATCTCTGCCTTTCAGCCCGAAATTGATAAGTTTCATAAAATTCAGTCTAAATCTCGCAAACAGTTTTCGAATAAGAACAAAAGCAGCCATGGTGATTTTGGCgaagtaaagaaaaaacaaaaagaattccAACAATATGATTCTAGTCCTCAGTTTCTTTCTGGag GAACATTACATCCATATCAGCTTGAAGGGTTAAATTTCTTACGCTATTCTTGGTCCAAGCAAACTCACGTGATACTTGCTGATGAGATGGGGCTTG GAAAAACCATACAGAGTATTGCCTTTTTAGCATCCCTTTATGAAGAGAATATAGCTCCCCACTTGGTAGTTGCTCCACTTTCAACTCTTCGAAATTGGGAACGTGAATTTGCTACCTGGGCTCCTCATATGAATGTT GTTATGTATGTGGGCACTGCGCAAGCCCGTACAGTTATAAGGGAATATGAATTTTACTTTCCAAAGAATCATAAGAaggtgaagaaaaagaaatctgGCCAAATTGTTAGTGAAAGTAAGCAAGATAGAATCAAGTTTGATGTTCTGCTAACATCATATGAGATGATTAACTTTGATGTGGGAACACTGAAGCCTATAAAATGGCAATCCCTG ATTGTTGATGAAGGCCACCGGCTTAAGAATAaggattcaaaattattttcttcattgaaACAGTTTTCTAGTAGTCTTCGGGTACTCTTGACTGGAACTCCTCTTCAG AATAATCTTGATGAACTTTTCATGCTCATGCACTTCCTTGATGCGGGGAAG TTTGCAAGTCTGGAAGAGTTCCAGGAGGAGTTCAGAGATATCAATCAAGAGGAGCAAATCTTGAGGCTTCACAGAATGTTAGCTCCTCATCTCCTGAGAA GGGTCAAGAAAGATGTCATGAAGGACTTGCCCCCTAAAAAAGAACTTATTTTGCGTGTTGAACTAAGTAGTAAGCAGAAAGAATATTACAAAGCCATTTTAACCCGCAACTATCAACTATTAACTCGCCGTGGTGGTGCACAG ATTTCTCTTATCAATGTTGTAATGGAATTGCGAAAGCTCTGTTGTCATGCCTACATGTTAGAAGGAGTTGAGCCAGATATAGAAGATCCTGAAGAAGCGTATAA ACAGCTTTTGGAAACTTCCGGGAAGCTGCATTTGTTGGATAAGATGATGGTGAGACTTAAAGAACAAGGTCATAGAGTTCTCATATACACACAGTTTCAACACATGTTGGACTTGCTGGAAGATTATTGCAGTTACAAG AAATGGCAGTATGAAAGGATTGATGGCAAGGTTTGTGGAGCTGAAAGACAAATTCGAATAGATCGGTTTAATGCCAAGAATTCCtctagattttgttttctgcTTTCTACTAGAGCTGGTGGTCTGGGAATAAATCTTGCGACTGCTGACACAGTTATCATATATGACAG TGATTGGAATCCCCATGCTGATCTACAGGCTATGGCTAGGGCACATCGGCTTGGGCAAACTAACAAG GTAATGATTTATAGGCTAGTAACTCGAGGGACCATTGAAGAAAGGATGATGCAAatgacaaagaagaagatggtcTTAGAGCATTTGGTTGTTGGAAGGCTGAAGGCTCAAAACATTAATCAG GAAGAGCTAGATGATATTATAAGGTATGGCTCGAAGGAATTATTTGCTGACGAGAATGATGAGGCAGGAAAATCTCGTCAAATTCATTATGATGATGCTGCGATAGACAG ACTACTGGACCGTGATCAAGTTAGAGACGAAGAAGCAACTGTTGATGACGAAGAGGATGATGAATTTTTGAAGGCGTTTAAG GTggcaaattttgaatatattgaTGAGGTGGAGGCTGAAGAGGCAGCAAAAAGGGCGTCCATGGGAAGTCAGCCTGTTGCAAGCAACGTGGAAAGAGCTACCTATTGGGAAGAGTTGTTGAAGGATAAATACGAAGTGCATAAGATAGAAGAGTTTAAAGCTTTGGGTAAAGGAAAGAGGAGCCGTAAGCAG ATGGTATCTGTTGAAGAAGATGACCTAGCTGGGCTCGAAGATGTAAGCTCTGAGGGTGAGGATGATAACTATGAAGCTGATTTGACTGACGGTGAAGCAAATTCTTCTGGTGTTCCTTCTGTGAAAAAGCCGTATCGGAGGAAATCCCGTG TGGATAGCAGTGAGCCACTTCCCTTAATGGAAGGGGAAGGAAGATCATTTAGAGTTCTTGGtttcaaccaaaatcaaaGGGCTGCATTTGTGCAAATTTTGATGAG GTTTGGGGTTGGGGATTTTGACTGGAAGGAGTTCACTTCTCGGATGAAGCAGAAGACTTATGAAGAAATAAAGGA ATACGGGACTCTTTTCTTATCTCACATTGCTGAAGATATCACTGAATCCGCCAACTTTTCAG ATGGTGTTCCCAAAGAAGGACTCAGAATACAAGATGTGCTAATCAGAATTGCAGTTTTACTCTTGATAAGGGATAAG GCGAAATTTGTCCCAGAAAGTTTGAGTGCTCCACTATTCACAGATGACATTTTATCTCGTTACCAAGGACTAAAAGGTGGAAAACATTGGAAGGAAGAACACGATAGATTGTTGCTGCTTGCTGTTCTGAA GCATGGCTACGGTAGATGGCAAGCGATTATTGATGACAAGGACCTCAAGATTCAAGAAGTGATTTGTCTGGAATTGAATCTTCCCGTCATAAACCTACCTGTTCCTGGACAAACTGGTTCTCTAGTTCAGAATGGTGGAAACACACCAAACACTGAACCAGCTGGAAGTGAGTCtagggaaaaggaaaatggtgGTGGAAACGATGCTTCATCTGATGTGCAGGGAGGAGGAACTGATACTGCTAACCAATCTCAGTTGTTTCAAGATTCATctatatattatcattttaggGATATGCAGCGACGACAGGTTGAGTTCGTCAAGAAAAGGGTACTTCTCTTGGAAAAAGGGCTGAACGCAGAGTACCAGAAAGAATACTTT GGTGACTCGAAAGGAAATGATATTACAAGTGAAGATATTGAGAATGAGTCCAAGGTTTCAAATTTGCCTGGTGCTAGCACTGTGGAGACCGATACTCAAAAGGCAGATCAGTTGCCTCAAGTTGATCCAATTT CTTCAAGGGAAACTTCTGCTGCTTGTGATGACAATCCCGATAGATTGGAATTAAGCCGGCTTTACAATGAG ATGTGCAAGGTTGTGGATGAAAATTGTAGAGAGCTGGTGCATGCGGCTACTGGAAGCTACCATTCATCTTCTGACGTGAAAGTTAACCTTCTACCTCTGGGGAAAATTATTGAAGACGTGGACCGAATTCTGTCTCCTCAGCCAAACCCCACTAAAGAACAATCGACATCAGATTCTGTTCGGCAACCAGCAGTTGTCGAATCACCGAGCACCGATGTTAGCCTTAAATCATCACTCACAAATCAAAATCCAGATAGTGAAAAGGCTGATGTCGCCACAAACATGGAGGTAGATCCCTCAACGGAATCCGAACCTCAAAAAGAAAGCAAGTCAATGCAGATAGACCTTGATCCGATTACTGAAGAGCCTGAACCATCTGTTAGTCATGTTCCAGCCTCTAAAGATCCAAATCCCAATCAACCAGAATCCGCAAGTCAACTGGAGAGAAGTAGGGTCGATGAAATGGAAGTAGAAGGGAGCAAGGAGATTGGTGCAGCAAAAGAACATAGCATTGATGATCCCAAGGCAGGGGTGATCGTGTTAGATGATTAG
- the LOC101214741 gene encoding stromal cell-derived factor 2-like protein encodes MAIGFFALALFLFLGLDLDHGSLSSASAASSEGVEITYGSVLKLMHEKTKFRLHSHDVPYGSGSGQQSVTGFPNVEDSNSYWIVRPQPGTSAKQGDTIKSGTIIRLQHMRTRKWLHSHMHASPISGNLEVSCFGGDADSDTGDYWRLMIEGSGKTWKQEQRVRLQHIDTSGYLHSHDKKYSRIAGGQQEVCGVREKRADNVWLAAEGVYLPVTETK; translated from the exons ATGGCCATTGGTTTCTTCGCTCTTGcgctctttctctttctcggTCTCGATCTCGACCATGGCTCCCTGTCATCTGCCTCTGCTGCGTCCTCCGAGGGCGTTGAG ATTACTTACGGGTCAGTTCTTAAGTTAATGCACGAAAAAACTAAATTCCGTTTGCATTCCCATGACGTGCCCTATGGTTCTGGCAGTGGGCAACAGTCGGTCACTGGGTTTCCAAATGTTGAAGATTCCAACAGCTACTGG ATTGTAAGACCTCAGCCTGGGACATCTGCGAAACAGGGAGACACTATTAAAAGTGGTACAATTATCAGATTGCAACACATGAGGACAAGGAAATGGCTGCACAGCCACATGCATGCGTCCCCAATATCGGGAAATCTAGAG GTTAGTTGCTTTGGCGGGGATGCCGACTCCGACACTGGTGATTACTGGAG GCTTATGATCGAAGGAAGTGGAAAGACATGGAAGCAAGAACAGAGAGTTCGGCTTCAGCACATCGATACCAGTGGCTACCTACATAGCCATGACAAGAAATACAGCCGTATTGCTGGAGGGCAGCAGGAG GTCTGCGGAGTCCGGGAGAAACGTGCTGACAATGTCTGGCTGGCTGCGGAGGGTGTTTATCTTCCTGTTACGGAGACGAAGTAG